From Arachis stenosperma cultivar V10309 chromosome 2, arast.V10309.gnm1.PFL2, whole genome shotgun sequence, one genomic window encodes:
- the LOC130960794 gene encoding uncharacterized protein LOC130960794, translating into MATQSSSQGSRSSTKSRGRRRTCFCGERPVLRTSSTAENPGRRFWGCVNFQIGDGCDYFAWAEPEGQDPQIQRLKNKASSLKEELQKAERKFALALGVGILGWTLAGLLLCDRLN; encoded by the exons CCCAGTCGTCCTCCCAAGGTTCGCGTAGCAGCACCAAGAGTCGTGGGAGAAGGAGGACTTGCTTCTGTGGAGAGAGACCGGTATTGCGCACGTCATCTACAGCGGAGAACCCAGGAAGAAGATTCTGGGGCTGCGTCAACTTTCAG ATAGGAGATGGATGCGATTATTTTGCTTGGGCAGAGCCTGAAGGACAAGATCCACAAATTCAAAGACTGAAGAACAAAGCAAGCTCGTTGAAAGAAGAACTGCAGAAAGCTGAAAGGAAGTTTGCATTGGCACTTGGTGTTGGAATTCTTGGATGGACACTGGCTGGGCTGCTGCTATGTGATCGACTCAATTGA